From Candidatus Baltobacteraceae bacterium, a single genomic window includes:
- a CDS encoding pentapeptide repeat-containing protein has translation MTSQFRILVLAGALMGASIAIVGAQTSFPARCTGCNLSQMNLHGADLRGVDWVGTNLRDSNLSDADLRDARLTGSNLNDVDLRGADLRGAKFVGANLRSVRLAGARIDGAIFTGANLPNVDLRGMDLTGAGFVGTNFSGADLTNARFDGDDMVGADMGDARVDGASFRNAWVCAHNTDNFDGVTIQRGIVCIDLRGASVRGAVFTGAQLCDRTADRGRACMTVGAAVLRDASHNALDGAVLP, from the coding sequence ATGACCTCGCAATTTCGGATCCTGGTTCTGGCAGGGGCGCTGATGGGCGCATCGATCGCCATCGTCGGAGCGCAAACGTCATTCCCGGCACGCTGCACCGGATGCAACCTATCCCAGATGAATTTACACGGCGCGGATTTGCGCGGCGTAGACTGGGTGGGGACGAACCTGCGCGACAGCAATCTGAGCGATGCGGATCTGCGAGACGCGCGCCTGACCGGCTCGAATCTGAACGACGTCGATCTGCGCGGCGCCGATCTGCGGGGCGCGAAGTTCGTAGGTGCAAACCTTCGCAGCGTGCGGTTGGCCGGCGCGCGGATCGATGGTGCGATCTTTACCGGCGCGAACTTGCCGAATGTCGATCTTCGCGGAATGGATCTGACCGGTGCGGGCTTCGTCGGCACCAACTTCAGCGGCGCAGATCTGACGAACGCGCGCTTCGACGGCGACGACATGGTCGGAGCGGACATGGGCGACGCGCGCGTCGACGGCGCCTCCTTTCGCAACGCTTGGGTCTGCGCGCACAACACCGACAACTTCGACGGCGTGACGATTCAGCGCGGGATCGTGTGCATCGATCTGCGCGGAGCATCGGTGCGCGGCGCGGTATTCACCGGAGCGCAGTTGTGCGATCGTACCGCCGATCGGGGGCGAGCGTGCATGACGGTCGGCGCGGCGGTGCTCCGCGATGCTTCACATAACGCACTCGACGGAGCCGTCTTGCCGTGA
- a CDS encoding pentapeptide repeat-containing protein, translating to MNPSLFDLIARGALVVLVNSLWQGIAIAGLTWLALHVFRKVNASTRYAAWTLALAAVVVIPVVTSVTHIVYERASAPAAAPVPTQTVSTHAAAPAHAAAPSFAPAAKTIALPSAPRVTVNPPSIATAALFGLWVLAALALVARLVVALTRLERLKRDSLPLGLEYRDKLVQWQRLSSRDRDVRICVTDATEVPVAVGLFDAMVLLPQHLLDRLGPDEIDQISLHELAHLLRHDDWTNGFQRVITALLFFNPAVWFIARQMDVEREVACDDYVLELTGAVRSYAFCLTKMAEMTAWPHQPLAAPGVFTTRKNISIRIERLLRTGRAIGSSISPATGVAVAIGLIAGYVLARAFTPVVAFALPALPAIASAPLKPLPHPAVTAKAPRVAAEVMASPRPRKRPEVVMTTRPLTVTMPATGYTVPKITITVPSVKVTVPHVRVAAADVTKGFNCSGCDFSKQSLAGKNFAGSNLSGTDFSHSDLRGANFDGANLSGADFEDADLRNASLVGADLSGTNLDHARLEGANFDDANLSGADLDPRSLSPSQLRAYLPHCRGCDLERTNLSGVDLSGIHLTGVDLRHADLRGANLSNAVFNGVDFSEADLRGALTKGTQFIGCDFSGARLGNP from the coding sequence CTCGCGCTGCACGTATTTCGTAAAGTGAACGCATCGACGCGCTACGCGGCGTGGACGCTCGCACTGGCCGCAGTCGTCGTGATTCCGGTGGTGACGAGCGTGACGCATATCGTGTATGAACGCGCGAGCGCGCCGGCCGCAGCACCGGTGCCGACGCAGACGGTCAGCACGCACGCAGCGGCGCCGGCGCATGCAGCAGCGCCCAGCTTCGCACCCGCCGCCAAGACGATTGCGTTGCCGAGCGCGCCTCGAGTGACGGTCAACCCGCCGTCGATCGCGACCGCGGCGCTCTTCGGGCTCTGGGTGCTTGCCGCGCTCGCGCTGGTGGCTCGCCTCGTCGTCGCATTGACGCGGCTCGAACGTCTCAAACGAGACTCTCTTCCGCTCGGGCTCGAGTATCGCGACAAGCTGGTGCAGTGGCAGCGCTTGAGTTCCCGCGATCGCGACGTGCGCATCTGCGTCACCGATGCGACCGAGGTGCCGGTCGCGGTCGGCTTGTTCGACGCGATGGTGCTCTTGCCGCAGCACTTGCTGGACCGGCTCGGGCCGGACGAGATCGACCAAATCAGTCTGCACGAGCTCGCGCATCTGCTTCGCCACGACGATTGGACGAACGGCTTCCAACGTGTGATCACCGCCCTCCTGTTCTTCAATCCCGCGGTGTGGTTCATCGCGCGGCAGATGGACGTGGAACGTGAAGTCGCCTGCGATGATTACGTACTCGAATTGACCGGCGCGGTGCGCTCGTATGCGTTCTGTCTGACCAAGATGGCCGAGATGACGGCGTGGCCGCACCAGCCGCTCGCGGCGCCGGGCGTCTTCACGACGCGCAAGAACATCTCGATTCGTATCGAGCGGCTCCTGCGCACGGGCCGCGCGATCGGATCCTCGATCTCGCCCGCAACCGGCGTGGCGGTAGCAATCGGTTTGATTGCCGGCTACGTGCTGGCGCGCGCGTTCACACCGGTGGTTGCATTTGCACTGCCGGCCCTTCCCGCAATCGCAAGCGCACCGTTGAAGCCGCTGCCGCACCCGGCGGTTACGGCGAAGGCGCCGCGTGTCGCGGCCGAGGTGATGGCGAGCCCGCGCCCCCGGAAACGCCCCGAGGTCGTGATGACGACCAGGCCGCTGACCGTCACGATGCCGGCGACCGGCTACACCGTACCGAAGATAACCATCACGGTTCCGAGCGTCAAGGTCACGGTGCCGCACGTACGCGTTGCCGCTGCCGACGTTACCAAGGGGTTCAACTGCTCCGGTTGCGACTTCTCGAAGCAAAGCCTCGCCGGAAAGAATTTCGCGGGTTCGAATCTCTCGGGAACCGATTTCAGCCACAGTGACCTGCGCGGCGCCAATTTCGACGGCGCGAATTTGAGCGGCGCAGACTTCGAGGACGCGGATCTGCGAAACGCGTCGCTCGTCGGCGCCGACCTGAGCGGCACGAACCTCGATCACGCGCGGCTCGAGGGCGCGAATTTCGACGACGCCAACTTGAGCGGCGCCGATCTCGACCCGCGCAGCCTCTCTCCGTCGCAATTGCGTGCATATCTCCCGCATTGCCGCGGCTGCGACCTCGAGCGTACGAACCTGAGCGGCGTCGACCTGAGCGGGATCCATCTGACCGGCGTGGATCTGCGCCATGCCGATCTGCGCGGTGCGAACTTGAGCAACGCGGTGTTCAACGGTGTCGACTTCTCCGAAGCCGATCTTCGCGGTGCGCTCACCAAGGGAACGCAATTCATCGGTTGTGACTTTTCCGGAGCCCGACTCGGCAATCCTTAG